The Streptomyces halobius genomic interval TCTGCGAGGCGTGCGCGAGCAGCAGACACGCCGTCCCCGCGAGCATGAACAGCTCGCGGCTCTGCTGGGGGCGCTGGCGGCCTTGCAGGCGCTCGAAGAGATCATCCCGTACTGCAACGAGCTCGGTGAACAGCGGGAGCAGAGGTGCGTGGACGTAGTCGGTGGCGATGCGGGCGAGAGTGAATCCGAACTGCTCAAGCTCGTCTGCGCTGACGTTGCTGGACGACATGAACTCAGCGAATGCGCTGGACGATTGTGCCGCCCCGGTGGCGAGCGAGCGCAAGTGATCGGCTTCTTCACGGTCGGGCTCCGGTGCCTCGCGCACAGGCGCACTGCCGGGAGCGAGCGGACGGAGTTCGACGGGCACATCCAGAGCGTTCAGGAATGCCTGGGTCTTGTCGAGGCGGGTGAGACGCCGGGCTCCGGATTCGAGCTGGGAGAGGTAGCCCTGGCTGAGGCCGGTGAGGCGAGCGAGGTCGTCTTGCCGCAACCTGGCGAGTTGCCGTAGGAGACGGCTCACCTGCCCGAAGTCCAGTACCCGGAGGGCTTCTTGGATCCCAGGATTCGACCAGACCCGAGTTGGGATGGAGGGCAGCTCGGGCGTTGTCGAAGATGGGACGCCTCGTGCGCACGCCCCACACAGTTCCCGTTCGTCTGGGTTGTAGCGGCTGAGGCGACACCCGCACTTCAGGCAACGACGCTCACCGCTCACTGCCCCTCCCGACCTCGGTCGACTGACGTGGACGCTGATGTTCATGCTGGCATTGCAGTTGCCA includes:
- a CDS encoding helix-turn-helix domain-containing protein, which codes for MNISVHVSRPRSGGAVSGERRCLKCGCRLSRYNPDERELCGACARGVPSSTTPELPSIPTRVWSNPGIQEALRVLDFGQVSRLLRQLARLRQDDLARLTGLSQGYLSQLESGARRLTRLDKTQAFLNALDVPVELRPLAPGSAPVREAPEPDREEADHLRSLATGAAQSSSAFAEFMSSSNVSADELEQFGFTLARIATDYVHAPLLPLFTELVAVRDDLFERLQGRQRPQQSRELFMLAGTACLLLAHASQNLGEQASAMAQIRTARACAEQADHTGLRAWTTGTAALITEWSPQNRMALKLTEHAAELAPAGEARIRIAAIEARAAARIGDRELSLAAIDRMRQAREETPLHDEVEQFGGLLTFPLAKQDYYLGGTYTLLGKYEEAHQHSTEAIAAYRSGPREERSYGDEALAHIDLITTGILQGDPAGATTALQHVLDLPPQMRIRQLGSAMDRLSSLVRRTDLKGNRTIGQLADLIHGYQVIDGTGALRSER